The Pseudomonas sp. FP198 genomic interval CTCGCCGACGCAAGGCGGTCAGCCGCAGGCCCTGGCGCGCGCAAATGGCATCGGCCTCGGACAGCGCGCTATGCACGCAATGGGAGTGATCATGGGGACGACTGGCAAGGGGGGTAATGGGCATGGGCAGCGACGAGTTTAGTGAGAGACGTTATTATGTTACCCGTTCTCGCCTCTTCGAGTGGTCATCGTGTCCCGAATTTTTTCGCTCTTTGTCGCTTTTGTCGCAATATTTCTGCTGATTGGCCCGGCCCGGGCCGACGTCAAGATACTTACCAGCATCAAGCCGCTGCAACTGATTGCCGCCGCGGTACAGGACGGCGTGGCCGTTCCGGAAGTGCTGCTGCCCCCTGGCGCCTCGCCTCACCACTATGCGTTGCGGCCATCCGACGTACGGAAGGTGCAGTCGGTGGACCTGCTTTACTGGATCGGCCCAGACATGGAAGGTTTCCTGCCACGTGTGTTGAATGGTCGTACGCAGCCTTCCGTCGCCGTGCAGGATCTGCCGGGGCTCAAGTTGCGTCATTTCGCCCAGGACAGCGCGTCCCATGAGGACGAGGAGCATGCCGACGAACATGACCACGACCATCGTCCCGGCACCGTGGATGCCCACTTGTGGCTGTCGCCGCTGAACGCCCGGGTGATCGCCGCCAAAATGGCTGCCGACCTGAGCGCGGCGGATCCGGCGAACGCGGCCCGCTATGAAAGCAACCTAAAGGCTTTCAACCAGCGCCTCGATGCGTTGGACGCACGGCTCAAGGCGCGTCTGGCCGGGGTCGCAGGCAAGCCGTATTTCGTGTTCCACGAAGCGTTCGACTATTTCGAGGACAACTACGGCCTCAAGCACGCCGGGGTTTTTGCCGTGGCCGCCGAGGTCCAGCCCGGTGCCCAGCACGTGGCGGCGATGCGTACGCGCTTGCAGGCGGTGGGCAAGACTTGTGTCTTCAGCGAACCGCCGCTGCGTCCGCGCCTGGCCGAGACGCTGGTAGCCGGGCTGCCGGTGAAGCTGGCGGAACTGGATGCGCTCGGCGGCTACACCCCGGCGACGGCGCAGGGGTATGAGCAATTGCTGGAAAAGTTGGGGAATGATCTGGCGGGGTGCCTGGAGTCGTTGTAACACCCATCGCCGAGCGCCGAACCTGTGGCGAGGGGATTTATCCCCGCTGGGGCGCGAAGCGGCCCCCAAAAAATATCAGCCGCCACGGTCCGTCAATAGAAAGCAAGGGGCTGCTGCGCAGCCCAGCGGGGATAAATCCCCTCGCCACAAAGGCATTCAGGTCGCTGGTTGCTAGAGAGCGAACGGCAACAGCGTACTGACCTTCTGCCGCTGCGCCAGCCGCCGCTGAAACTCCTTCGGATCATGAATCAACACATCCTGCCCGGCGAACGATTCGGCGGCAATCAGCCGCGACAGCCAGAACCGCACGCACGCCACGCGCAGCATGGTCGGCCACAGTTGCGCCTCGGCAGATGTGAACGGCCGCAGCGCCGCATAAGCGCCAAGCAATGCCCGCGCCCGCGGGCCATCGAGCATGCCTTCATCATCCGAGCACCAGTCGTTCAGTGCAATGGCGACGTCATACAGCATCGGCCCGGAACAGGCGTTGTAGAAGTCGATCAACCCGGTCAGGTGCGTGCCTTCGAACATCGCGTTGTCGCGGAACAGGTCGGCATGGATGTTGGCGCGGGGCAGCGCGAGGATGCCGGTTTTCTGCACGGTGATTTCGTCCAGTGCCGCCCCCAGTAACTGACGGGCATCGGCGTCGAGGTGCGACAACAGCTTGGCGCCCTCCTCCTGCATCCAGTCCAGGCCACGGTCGGTCTTGCGCTTGATCATGTTGTCGCGGGTCGCCAGGTGCAGGTGCGCAAGCAATTCACCGACCTGGGCGCAATGCTGGGCGTTGGCCTGCTTGACGTGCTTGCCGGCCAGGCGCGGTTGCAGCAGCGCCGGTTTGCCGGCCAGTTCCCTCAGTGCGACCCCCTCGGTGGTGCGCAAGGCGTAAGGCACCGGCAGGTCGGCTTCGTGCAGCACGTCCAGCAGCTCGATGAAGAACGGCATCTC includes:
- a CDS encoding homoserine kinase, whose protein sequence is MSVFTPLARPELETFLAPYGLGRLLDFQGIAAGSENTNFFISLEQGEFVLTLVERGPVQEMPFFIELLDVLHEADLPVPYALRTTEGVALRELAGKPALLQPRLAGKHVKQANAQHCAQVGELLAHLHLATRDNMIKRKTDRGLDWMQEEGAKLLSHLDADARQLLGAALDEITVQKTGILALPRANIHADLFRDNAMFEGTHLTGLIDFYNACSGPMLYDVAIALNDWCSDDEGMLDGPRARALLGAYAALRPFTSAEAQLWPTMLRVACVRFWLSRLIAAESFAGQDVLIHDPKEFQRRLAQRQKVSTLLPFAL
- the znuA gene encoding zinc ABC transporter substrate-binding protein ZnuA, with amino-acid sequence MSRIFSLFVAFVAIFLLIGPARADVKILTSIKPLQLIAAAVQDGVAVPEVLLPPGASPHHYALRPSDVRKVQSVDLLYWIGPDMEGFLPRVLNGRTQPSVAVQDLPGLKLRHFAQDSASHEDEEHADEHDHDHRPGTVDAHLWLSPLNARVIAAKMAADLSAADPANAARYESNLKAFNQRLDALDARLKARLAGVAGKPYFVFHEAFDYFEDNYGLKHAGVFAVAAEVQPGAQHVAAMRTRLQAVGKTCVFSEPPLRPRLAETLVAGLPVKLAELDALGGYTPATAQGYEQLLEKLGNDLAGCLESL